The proteins below come from a single candidate division WOR-3 bacterium genomic window:
- a CDS encoding tRNA 2-thiocytidine biosynthesis TtcA family protein, protein MSEIAFLKRNLIFLNRVIARHDLVRDGEKILIAVSGGIDSLVLLDIFLQYSNRYQKNLQLLAYHINPGFPGWRTETLEEFFKKRSVNYFIEDVNIWEKLKSLKKSICYFCSRERRKKFFEVAQKHGITKIAFAHHMDDVNETYILNLMYSANASTFVIKQGFFPDKTGVSWFYVIRPLYYYDKEFIKKYARYYRIKPIKNVCPYEKANERMFIRRFLQRMYQRDPQIRSNIFRGIRNIKLNYLP, encoded by the coding sequence GTGAGTGAAATTGCCTTTCTTAAACGAAATTTAATTTTTCTAAACCGCGTTATCGCTCGACATGATTTGGTAAGAGACGGGGAAAAAATATTGATTGCGGTTTCCGGTGGAATCGACAGCTTAGTTTTATTGGATATATTCTTACAATATTCAAATAGATATCAAAAGAATTTACAATTACTTGCATATCACATTAACCCAGGATTTCCGGGATGGCGCACGGAGACCCTGGAAGAATTTTTTAAAAAGCGATCAGTTAACTATTTTATAGAGGATGTGAATATCTGGGAAAAGCTTAAATCTCTTAAAAAAAGCATTTGCTATTTTTGCTCTCGTGAACGCCGTAAAAAATTTTTCGAAGTTGCCCAAAAACACGGTATTACCAAAATTGCTTTTGCCCATCATATGGACGACGTGAACGAAACTTATATCCTTAATTTAATGTACTCGGCTAATGCCAGTACTTTTGTAATCAAACAGGGATTTTTCCCAGATAAAACCGGCGTGTCTTGGTTTTACGTGATACGGCCATTATATTATTACGATAAGGAATTTATAAAAAAATATGCCAGATATTACCGTATTAAACCCATAAAAAACGTATGTCCCTACGAAAAAGCTAACGAACGAATGTTTATCCGGCGTTTTTTGCAAAGAATGTATCAGAGGGATCCCCAGATTAGATCAAACATATTCCGGGGTATAAGGAACATTAAACTTAATTATTTACCATAG
- the hflX gene encoding GTPase HflX, with protein sequence MFLNKNNKERVLLVGLARSSKERWQVADSLEELAALTKTAGGEVVEKILQIKAEPEPATLLGKGKVLELKEICQKYNIDLLIFDQQLSGTQIRNLQETIGVRVIDRHALILDIFAKHAQTAEAKTQVELAQLQYRRTTLLGFGTELSRLGGGIGTRGPGEKKLEVDRRRIRERIAFLSRVLEKIDREREVQKKKRRAYIKIALVGYTNAGKSTLLNQLTGSRVKVSPELFATLDPKTKPLVLGKNLVVLVTDTVGFIKNLPHELIASFRATLGEIKDADLILHIVDSSVLDVENKIKIVEDTLKEIGCENKPILKVFNKIDCVFEISRLHRLKRAYPDSVLVSALTGEGIPKLKSAILECLTPMLTTNRITIPLERGDLLKFIYGAGEIKKELVNDGKITFVIRGFKPSLIKLKKKLNQALGK encoded by the coding sequence ATGTTCTTAAACAAAAATAACAAAGAACGTGTCTTGCTAGTTGGTCTGGCTCGAAGTAGCAAAGAACGCTGGCAGGTAGCTGATTCATTAGAAGAACTTGCGGCGCTAACAAAAACCGCTGGTGGAGAGGTAGTAGAAAAAATATTACAAATAAAAGCAGAACCAGAACCGGCAACTCTTTTGGGAAAAGGGAAAGTCTTGGAGTTGAAAGAAATTTGCCAAAAATACAACATTGACCTTTTAATTTTTGATCAACAATTGTCCGGCACCCAAATTCGAAATCTTCAGGAAACAATTGGAGTGCGAGTAATCGATCGACATGCTTTAATTCTTGATATTTTTGCTAAACATGCCCAAACTGCTGAGGCCAAAACTCAGGTAGAACTGGCTCAACTTCAGTATCGACGTACAACTCTTTTAGGCTTTGGAACAGAACTTTCCAGATTAGGCGGAGGGATTGGTACCCGAGGTCCTGGTGAAAAGAAATTAGAGGTTGACAGACGAAGAATTCGCGAACGGATCGCATTTTTAAGTCGAGTATTAGAAAAAATTGACCGTGAGCGTGAAGTTCAAAAGAAAAAACGCAGGGCATATATTAAAATTGCACTTGTTGGTTATACTAATGCTGGAAAATCTACTTTACTGAACCAACTCACCGGATCTCGCGTAAAAGTATCACCAGAACTTTTTGCAACCTTAGATCCTAAAACTAAGCCATTAGTTTTGGGCAAGAATCTCGTAGTGTTAGTAACCGACACTGTTGGTTTTATAAAAAATCTGCCACACGAATTGATTGCCAGTTTTAGGGCTACGTTAGGCGAAATAAAAGATGCGGATTTAATACTTCATATTGTAGATTCCTCGGTGTTAGACGTTGAAAACAAAATTAAAATTGTCGAAGATACATTAAAAGAAATCGGATGCGAGAATAAGCCAATACTAAAAGTATTTAACAAAATAGATTGCGTGTTTGAAATTTCTCGACTACACCGACTTAAACGCGCATATCCTGATTCAGTTTTAGTGTCAGCACTTACAGGCGAGGGAATTCCAAAATTGAAATCAGCAATTCTTGAATGTTTAACTCCCATGCTTACAACCAACAGAATTACTATTCCATTAGAACGCGGTGACTTGCTTAAGTTTATATATGGAGCTGGTGAAATTAAAAAAGAACTAGTTAATGATGGCAAAATAACGTTTGTTATTCGTGGTTTTAAGCCCAGCTTGATTAAATTAAAGAAGAAGTTAAATCAAGCTCTTGGGAAGTAA
- a CDS encoding CDP-alcohol phosphatidyltransferase family protein, with product MREDYKNKGRKIIEPLTLLFVRAKISPNVLTLLGIPISIITGAFFAQGNRWLGLLFLFLVALLDTIDGEVARKSLKINPKGAFLDSVVDRFSEIFIYTGFLYYYLSNFISVLGIYTVFGTLCSSLMVSYIRARAEGSGQECKIGIMERPIRFAFLILGILILGYRGLLYVLGLIFLGSLYTIFQRIIYVLKQK from the coding sequence ATGCGTGAAGATTATAAAAATAAAGGACGAAAAATTATCGAACCATTGACATTACTTTTTGTTAGGGCAAAAATTTCTCCAAATGTTTTAACTCTTTTGGGAATTCCAATTAGCATAATCACTGGGGCATTTTTTGCACAAGGAAACCGTTGGCTTGGTTTGCTATTTTTGTTTTTAGTTGCGTTATTGGATACGATCGATGGTGAAGTTGCCCGCAAGAGTCTAAAAATTAATCCTAAAGGAGCATTCTTAGATTCTGTTGTTGATCGTTTTAGTGAAATCTTTATCTATACGGGTTTTCTTTATTATTATTTGTCTAATTTTATTAGTGTTTTAGGTATATATACAGTATTCGGAACATTGTGTTCTTCGTTAATGGTAAGCTATATCCGCGCTCGCGCTGAAGGAAGCGGTCAGGAATGTAAAATTGGAATTATGGAGCGCCCAATTCGTTTTGCCTTCCTTATTTTAGGAATTCTAATTTTAGGCTATAGAGGATTACTTTACGTTTTGGGGTTAATCTTTTTGGGGAGTCTTTATACAATCTTTCAGAGAATTATATATGTTCTTAAACAAAAATAA
- the rsmI gene encoding 16S rRNA (cytidine(1402)-2'-O)-methyltransferase, with product MLHSKNKLPWGLYIVSTPIGNLKDITLRALEVLNSVDVIACEDTRHTGILLAHYGIKNKLISYHEYNKLTQTKKIIELLKNKKNVALVSDAGTPGISDPGYYLIRAAINENLPVIPIPGPSAIITALVISGLPSDRFTFEGFLSKRRGRKLKKLKSLQDESRTMVFYDSPYRVLDTLKDMLEIFGDRKIVLARELTKKFETVLRGYISEIIKELETQPIRGEVVLVVSGKEENLQDESSK from the coding sequence ATTTTACACAGTAAAAACAAGTTACCTTGGGGACTTTATATCGTCTCCACGCCGATCGGCAATCTAAAAGATATAACATTAAGGGCATTAGAGGTGCTTAACAGTGTTGATGTGATTGCCTGTGAAGATACACGCCACACTGGAATCCTTCTAGCTCATTACGGAATTAAAAATAAACTTATAAGTTATCACGAGTATAATAAACTCACCCAAACCAAAAAAATCATTGAATTATTAAAAAATAAAAAGAATGTTGCGTTGGTCTCAGACGCGGGCACTCCTGGTATTTCTGATCCGGGTTATTATTTAATAAGAGCGGCAATAAATGAGAATCTTCCCGTAATACCGATTCCAGGACCGTCTGCGATTATTACGGCACTGGTAATTTCAGGACTTCCTTCAGATCGATTTACATTTGAAGGATTTCTTTCTAAACGCCGAGGCCGAAAACTTAAAAAGCTTAAAAGCCTTCAAGACGAAAGCCGAACCATGGTATTTTATGATTCCCCCTATCGAGTTCTCGATACATTGAAAGATATGCTGGAAATCTTCGGCGATCGAAAAATTGTCTTAGCTCGGGAACTTACCAAAAAGTTTGAAACGGTTCTTAGGGGATATATCTCAGAAATTATAAAAGAATTAGAAACACAACCCATACGTGGCGAAGTTGTATTAGTAGTTTCTGGGAAAGAAGAAAATCTTCAAGATGAGTCGTCAAAATAA
- a CDS encoding M23 family metallopeptidase produces MSHWNIILFEKQLRKFFNFTIKKSTAYSVLVLIGLFFISALVITVLGIQNISARARLSIVQKENQQLKAELMSVKDKLKILDEKLKELSELDMKIRLASNLELIPKDLRQLGYGGIKEENLVAEVDHLLLRARFQEESFNYLSKFLEEKSKMLAHTPSIWPTSGFLSSGFGYRRSPFTGRSEFHEGIDIVAPPGQPIYATADGTVRFTGYKAGYGRYIEIDHGYGYITCYAHLQSIKAQVGQKVKRGDIIGWVGSSGAATGPHLHYAIKVNGKWVNPLNYILTEYAAR; encoded by the coding sequence ATGAGCCATTGGAATATTATTTTATTCGAAAAACAGCTGCGAAAGTTCTTTAATTTTACAATTAAGAAATCAACCGCATATTCGGTTTTAGTGCTTATAGGGTTATTTTTCATCTCAGCTTTAGTAATAACGGTTTTGGGCATTCAAAATATTTCTGCGCGGGCCCGATTATCGATTGTACAAAAAGAGAACCAACAGCTTAAAGCCGAGCTGATGTCTGTAAAGGATAAACTTAAAATCCTAGACGAGAAACTTAAGGAACTATCAGAGTTAGATATGAAGATTCGCTTGGCATCAAATTTAGAACTTATCCCCAAAGATTTAAGACAACTGGGTTATGGTGGTATTAAAGAAGAAAATTTAGTCGCTGAGGTCGACCATTTGTTACTGCGAGCTCGCTTTCAGGAAGAAAGTTTCAATTATCTTAGTAAGTTTTTAGAAGAAAAAAGTAAAATGCTCGCACATACCCCATCAATCTGGCCAACTTCGGGATTTCTTTCCAGCGGTTTCGGATATCGACGTTCACCTTTTACGGGTCGGTCCGAGTTTCATGAAGGTATTGATATTGTCGCACCACCTGGTCAACCGATTTATGCTACAGCCGATGGTACCGTACGATTTACGGGCTATAAAGCAGGCTATGGTAGATATATCGAAATTGACCATGGCTATGGTTATATTACTTGTTATGCGCATCTTCAATCAATAAAAGCTCAAGTCGGACAAAAGGTTAAACGAGGCGACATTATCGGCTGGGTCGGGAGTAGCGGGGCTGCGACTGGACCTCATTTGCATTACGCAATAAAAGTAAATGGCAAGTGGGTAAACCCTTTAAATTATATTCTAACCGAATACGCCGCCAGATAA
- a CDS encoding glycosyltransferase — translation MIVAYLWKKNRALAAANGKFLLLTRTCYKNIGGYEQVKDNAIEDVALAKLVKACGYRWRIFDGTNSVSTRMYHSFQEALEGFTKNYFALFGYRILIALFVWFWIAMITFLPLIRIGIGLINMNYNSTFLYSVISVLACWFLWLILAIKFKYPWYQFLLYPLTNGIAIFIGLRSIVFTLTRKTTWKGRRLIHSKIRWL, via the coding sequence TTGATTGTCGCATATCTTTGGAAAAAAAATCGAGCCTTAGCCGCAGCTAATGGTAAATTCTTGCTTTTGACAAGGACTTGTTACAAAAACATTGGCGGATATGAGCAAGTTAAAGATAACGCTATTGAAGACGTCGCCTTGGCGAAATTAGTTAAGGCATGTGGTTATCGATGGCGGATTTTCGACGGCACCAATTCAGTAAGCACTCGAATGTATCACAGTTTTCAAGAAGCATTGGAGGGATTTACTAAAAATTATTTTGCCCTTTTTGGTTATAGGATCTTAATTGCCCTTTTTGTCTGGTTTTGGATAGCAATGATAACTTTTCTACCGCTGATTCGAATCGGTATAGGTTTAATCAACATGAATTATAATTCTACCTTTCTCTATTCGGTAATTTCTGTTTTAGCGTGTTGGTTTTTGTGGTTAATTTTAGCTATAAAATTTAAATACCCGTGGTATCAATTTCTCTTATATCCATTGACGAATGGGATCGCAATATTTATTGGATTACGTTCGATAGTCTTCACACTTACTCGCAAGACTACCTGGAAGGGTCGCCGGCTAATTCATTCAAAGATCCGGTGGCTATAG
- a CDS encoding glycosyltransferase family 2 protein, producing the protein MKITCLISLDALRIMIFILVQVLIALGNVFLLKKLEKFPKGLTTLKVSVLIPVRNEELTIKECLNSILQQSYENFEVLVLDDNSQDKSLEIISSIKSDKLRVFKGEDLPWGWNGKAWASHQLAKQANGDLLLFTDADTKHHKDTLSYAVSALVKTKADLLTIINKNEVKSLGEKVTVPYLVPGVF; encoded by the coding sequence ATGAAAATAACCTGTCTAATATCACTGGATGCTCTGCGCATAATGATTTTTATTTTGGTTCAAGTCTTAATCGCTCTTGGTAATGTGTTCTTACTAAAAAAATTAGAAAAGTTCCCAAAAGGTCTAACCACCTTAAAAGTTTCGGTATTAATCCCAGTTCGTAATGAAGAATTAACAATCAAAGAATGTCTTAATTCAATTCTTCAGCAAAGCTACGAAAATTTTGAAGTGTTGGTGTTGGACGATAACTCACAAGACAAAAGCCTAGAAATTATATCCAGCATTAAATCTGATAAATTACGAGTTTTCAAGGGAGAAGACTTACCCTGGGGTTGGAACGGAAAAGCCTGGGCATCGCATCAATTGGCTAAGCAAGCTAATGGGGACTTGTTATTGTTTACGGATGCGGACACCAAACATCACAAGGATACTTTAAGTTATGCCGTAAGCGCTTTAGTTAAAACAAAGGCTGATTTATTGACAATAATTAATAAGAACGAAGTTAAGAGCTTAGGAGAAAAAGTAACCGTGCCATATTTGGTACCTGGAGTATTTTAA
- a CDS encoding glycerol-3-phosphate acyltransferase has translation MSYLVGSLMFSFYLGKIKGINIRNIGDGNPGAANVFKACGWPLEILAALLDFGKGFLPVYIIYQVYGIRDFRAIPIALAVVLGHAFSIFMQFGGGKAIAVTFGIWAGLTLWQMPIVLGLGLLFLKFVLGIKNDGYNIVFGMLVSSGYFAFKFDWILVIIFTLNFLIIVYKHRSVLKSSLR, from the coding sequence TTGTCTTATCTAGTAGGCTCATTAATGTTTTCTTTTTATTTGGGTAAAATAAAAGGAATTAATATCCGGAACATAGGCGACGGTAATCCTGGGGCGGCTAATGTTTTTAAAGCTTGTGGCTGGCCCTTAGAAATTTTAGCCGCGCTACTTGATTTTGGTAAGGGTTTTCTACCGGTTTATATTATTTATCAGGTCTACGGAATCCGGGACTTTCGAGCAATACCCATAGCGCTTGCGGTTGTTTTAGGACATGCCTTCTCAATTTTCATGCAGTTTGGTGGCGGGAAGGCAATCGCAGTAACTTTTGGGATCTGGGCTGGTCTAACTTTGTGGCAGATGCCTATAGTATTAGGGCTTGGGTTATTATTTCTAAAATTTGTCCTAGGAATTAAAAATGATGGCTATAATATTGTATTCGGAATGCTGGTTAGCTCTGGGTATTTCGCCTTTAAGTTTGACTGGATATTAGTAATCATTTTTACTCTAAATTTTTTAATTATTGTTTATAAACACCGCTCAGTGCTAAAAAGTAGTTTGCGATGA
- a CDS encoding Mut7-C RNAse domain-containing protein has translation MAVRFLVDFMLGKLARELRILGFDTEYLSYNKIINKTPLEILQTAQKENRILLTRTRKLKDYPAVLFIESDNVGKQVIQVLDYFKLHNEIKPGSRCLLCNNELTPIPKEVVKNRVPYYVYKTQSDFVFCTQCQKIYWPGSHYLDMQNRIKAYLSSK, from the coding sequence ATGGCCGTACGATTTCTGGTAGATTTTATGCTCGGCAAGCTGGCTCGAGAGTTAAGAATTTTAGGCTTTGATACCGAATATTTATCTTATAATAAAATCATCAATAAAACCCCATTAGAAATATTACAAACGGCACAAAAAGAGAATCGGATTCTATTAACCCGCACCCGAAAACTTAAAGACTATCCCGCAGTGCTTTTTATTGAAAGTGATAATGTCGGTAAGCAGGTTATTCAAGTGTTAGATTATTTTAAGCTGCACAATGAAATTAAACCTGGCAGCCGCTGTCTTCTTTGTAATAACGAACTTACCCCGATACCTAAAGAGGTAGTTAAAAATCGCGTACCTTATTATGTGTATAAGACCCAATCAGATTTTGTTTTTTGTACCCAATGCCAAAAAATTTATTGGCCCGGTAGTCACTATTTAGATATGCAAAACCGAATTAAGGCGTATTTGTCCTCAAAATAA
- a CDS encoding M23 family metallopeptidase, whose product MPGPEFEIIVTRLDRPKSYQYRLKSWQFYLLLAAAIGVLLLGVVGIFLVGYTNQQHLLISYLSQRNIELEEQNKKVVELANKLKYLEDEYAKIALMLGADKNPPPLDINKLAEIYAPLPTPEIKDTAKKWQILPTTNFIITGRLSENHDGVDFATQLGMPVYAVAPGYIIEVGYDTFYGNYIKLMAYDKYLAFYGHLHKVIKKKDDQVKAGDVIGYVGSSGKAKAPHLHFELWELTDKGKIRLDPEQEFAGLIKTLKKTR is encoded by the coding sequence ATGCCGGGGCCCGAGTTTGAAATTATTGTGACGCGCCTAGATCGGCCGAAAAGTTACCAGTATCGGCTGAAGTCTTGGCAATTTTATCTTTTGTTGGCCGCAGCTATTGGAGTTTTACTACTAGGTGTAGTTGGAATATTTCTTGTTGGCTATACAAATCAACAGCATCTTCTGATTAGCTATCTTAGCCAACGAAATATTGAGTTAGAAGAGCAGAATAAGAAAGTGGTTGAACTTGCCAATAAATTAAAATATTTAGAAGACGAATACGCAAAAATTGCGCTCATGCTTGGGGCTGACAAAAACCCGCCTCCATTGGATATAAACAAATTAGCCGAAATATATGCGCCCTTGCCCACCCCCGAAATTAAAGACACCGCTAAAAAATGGCAAATACTACCCACCACTAATTTTATTATCACGGGCCGACTAAGCGAGAACCACGACGGAGTTGATTTCGCGACCCAGTTGGGAATGCCAGTCTATGCTGTAGCTCCGGGTTATATTATTGAGGTTGGTTACGATACCTTTTATGGTAATTATATTAAACTTATGGCTTACGATAAATACTTGGCCTTTTATGGACATTTACATAAGGTAATAAAAAAGAAAGACGATCAAGTTAAGGCCGGAGATGTAATTGGTTATGTCGGATCCTCAGGTAAAGCTAAAGCGCCACATCTCCATTTTGAACTATGGGAGTTAACCGATAAAGGCAAGATTCGGCTCGACCCAGAACAAGAGTTTGCTGGTCTAATAAAAACTCTCAAGAAAACTCGCTAA
- a CDS encoding ParB/RepB/Spo0J family partition protein, protein MTKKVLGKGLDALISGDVTRVSAEPDAIQYLLVDEIKPNPYQPRKNPEEDISDLVASIKEKGIIQPIVVRTRKNVNEADKINYELVVGERRLRAAKLAGLKEIPAIIKELTDQEMLEWALIENLQRTDLNPIDEALAYKQLMEDFSLTHEMIAQKVGKSRSTITNALRLLMLPETVQNYLINRKITEGHARALLALTDRRLQEEICERIIKEGLTVRETEELCFGKKRTTVRFTPRSEPKPKDIHLATLEEKLQEHLRTKVRIIKTKNRGVVQIDFYSDSDLNRLVSLILGGKISF, encoded by the coding sequence ATGACCAAAAAAGTCTTGGGTAAAGGACTTGACGCTTTAATTTCTGGCGATGTCACGAGAGTCAGTGCAGAGCCAGATGCTATCCAATATCTTTTAGTGGACGAAATTAAACCCAATCCTTATCAACCCCGCAAAAATCCTGAGGAAGACATTTCAGATTTGGTGGCTTCGATTAAAGAAAAAGGTATAATTCAACCTATAGTTGTAAGGACGCGAAAAAATGTTAACGAGGCCGATAAAATAAATTACGAATTAGTCGTTGGAGAACGCCGACTCCGGGCTGCCAAGTTAGCGGGCCTAAAAGAGATCCCAGCAATTATAAAAGAATTGACCGATCAAGAAATGCTCGAGTGGGCGCTAATTGAAAATCTCCAGCGCACGGACTTAAATCCGATCGATGAAGCATTAGCTTACAAACAATTAATGGAAGACTTTTCTTTGACGCATGAAATGATTGCTCAAAAGGTCGGTAAAAGCCGCTCGACAATTACCAATGCCTTAAGACTGCTAATGCTGCCTGAAACTGTACAGAATTATTTGATTAACCGAAAAATTACCGAAGGTCATGCTCGGGCTTTATTGGCACTTACCGATCGCAGACTCCAAGAAGAAATTTGCGAACGAATTATAAAAGAAGGCTTAACAGTGCGCGAAACCGAAGAGCTGTGTTTTGGTAAAAAACGGACGACGGTCCGTTTTACGCCAAGGTCCGAACCAAAGCCTAAAGACATTCATTTGGCAACACTGGAGGAAAAATTGCAAGAACACTTACGGACCAAGGTGCGTATTATTAAGACTAAAAATCGGGGAGTCGTGCAAATCGATTTTTATTCAGACAGTGATTTAAACCGACTGGTATCATTAATCTTAGGGGGTAAAATTAGCTTTTAG
- a CDS encoding AAA family ATPase — translation MPAKTITITNQKGGVGKTTTAINLSAALALEGENILLVDLDPQAHSTLGLGIEKATVKQSVYNAILDETKTEEIIVKITDNFYLLPSNIQLAGAEVELVTMLDRENRLKRALKNLKDTYSFIFIDCPPTLGLLTINGLVAADSVLIPIQCEYYALEGIARLLDTINLVKKHINPNLEIEGIILTMYTSNTNLSQQVAEDVRNYFKDKVYETIIPRSIRLAEAPSFGKTIFQYDRNSRGAIAYRELAQEFLLKQGKISNQLKSNN, via the coding sequence ATGCCAGCAAAAACTATAACAATTACGAACCAAAAAGGCGGGGTAGGTAAAACAACCACTGCGATCAATCTCTCGGCCGCATTAGCTCTAGAAGGTGAAAACATTCTTTTGGTCGACTTAGATCCTCAGGCCCATTCAACTTTAGGATTGGGCATTGAAAAAGCTACAGTGAAACAGTCTGTTTACAATGCAATTCTTGACGAAACTAAAACCGAAGAGATTATAGTTAAAATTACAGACAACTTTTATCTGTTGCCTTCTAACATTCAACTGGCCGGCGCTGAGGTAGAACTAGTAACAATGCTTGACCGTGAAAATCGTTTAAAGCGAGCCTTAAAGAATCTAAAAGATACTTATAGTTTTATTTTTATCGACTGCCCACCAACATTAGGGCTCCTAACAATTAATGGTTTGGTAGCGGCTGATAGTGTGCTTATTCCAATTCAGTGTGAATATTATGCGCTAGAAGGAATTGCCCGGCTTTTAGATACGATCAACCTGGTTAAAAAGCACATTAATCCCAATTTAGAAATCGAAGGCATTATTTTAACGATGTACACATCAAACACCAATTTGTCTCAGCAAGTTGCCGAAGATGTAAGAAATTATTTCAAAGATAAAGTATATGAAACAATAATTCCGCGATCAATTCGCTTAGCTGAAGCTCCAAGTTTTGGAAAGACAATTTTTCAATATGACCGCAATTCGCGTGGTGCTATTGCGTACCGGGAACTAGCTCAGGAATTTTTACTAAAGCAGGGAAAAATCTCTAATCAGCTTAAAAGTAATAATTAA
- a CDS encoding HD domain-containing protein — MKPAKSEFSTSSVKVVPRGQQVFEKICKLEGIKPFIDTLLKLASNKEIYLVGGALRDLLLDRIPCDFDFVVSGQGITFARQFARETKGALVILSQGDDEARVVVDKNLIFDFNGLNNRTLTDDLYRRDFTINALALSLKNPKHIIDEVGGIKHLRTRLIAPVSENSLTLDPLRILRAARLALTLNFRIDKKLIAMATGLDLSTVAPERISYEFLRITETDRSYFYIRLLYRLGILQNIFPIAQKLFDDPMLFNHSLRTYKKLEEILANQSFFDNFPKEKANYFNALPFRKALLKIAGLFHDIGKPDTQFSTEDGDIHFYGHDNLGARLILRIARENLKLSRQQSLMLKNLVQNHMRLHLLATAPVLTDRAIRRFFRDVGEEYFGLMMLTYADGYATAGRVDHLETTINRMLMLKRTDEAKKKVIRLITGDDLISWGYKPGPIFKVILQELEELQLEGKITTKQEGYEYVKTHYPQSQ; from the coding sequence ATGAAACCGGCTAAAAGCGAGTTCTCTACTTCAAGTGTTAAGGTCGTTCCCAGGGGACAACAAGTATTCGAAAAAATTTGTAAATTGGAAGGAATAAAACCATTTATTGATACGTTATTAAAACTAGCATCGAATAAAGAAATTTATCTTGTTGGTGGGGCATTACGGGATCTACTTTTGGACCGTATTCCTTGTGATTTCGATTTTGTAGTATCCGGCCAGGGGATTACCTTTGCCAGACAATTCGCTCGAGAAACTAAAGGGGCATTAGTAATTCTTTCTCAAGGCGACGACGAAGCTCGGGTTGTCGTTGATAAGAATCTTATCTTTGATTTTAATGGCCTAAATAACCGAACCCTTACTGATGATCTATATCGGCGTGATTTTACGATCAACGCCCTAGCATTATCGCTAAAAAATCCCAAACACATAATCGATGAAGTTGGTGGTATCAAGCACCTGAGAACAAGACTAATAGCCCCGGTAAGTGAAAATTCCTTAACATTAGATCCATTGCGAATTTTACGAGCCGCCCGATTAGCTCTGACCCTAAATTTCCGGATCGATAAAAAGTTGATCGCTATGGCGACCGGGCTCGATCTTTCAACGGTAGCTCCAGAACGAATCAGTTATGAATTTTTGCGAATCACTGAAACTGACCGATCGTACTTTTACATCAGGTTGCTTTACCGTTTAGGGATACTTCAAAACATCTTCCCCATAGCCCAAAAACTTTTTGATGATCCAATGCTTTTTAATCATTCACTTCGCACCTATAAAAAACTAGAAGAAATTTTGGCCAATCAGAGTTTTTTTGATAACTTTCCTAAAGAAAAAGCTAACTATTTTAACGCCTTACCATTTCGAAAGGCACTATTAAAAATTGCTGGGTTATTTCATGACATTGGTAAACCGGATACCCAATTTTCTACTGAAGATGGTGATATCCATTTTTATGGTCATGACAACTTAGGGGCACGACTTATTTTACGAATTGCCCGAGAAAATCTAAAACTCTCGCGCCAGCAGTCCTTAATGCTTAAAAATTTAGTACAGAACCATATGCGATTACATCTTTTAGCCACCGCCCCAGTTCTGACCGACCGTGCGATAAGGCGGTTTTTCCGAGATGTTGGCGAAGAATACTTTGGATTAATGATGCTTACTTATGCTGATGGCTATGCTACCGCTGGACGCGTTGACCATTTAGAAACTACTATTAACCGAATGTTGATGTTAAAACGAACCGACGAAGCTAAAAAGAAAGTCATTAGACTTATCACTGGGGATGATTTAATCAGTTGGGGTTACAAGCCCGGGCCGATTTTTAAAGTAATTCTTCAGGAGCTAGAAGAACTTCAGCTGGAAGGCAAAATAACCACTAAACAAGAAGGGTATGAATATGTTAAAACCCACTATCCTCAATCGCAGTAA
- a CDS encoding cold shock domain-containing protein — protein sequence MPVFGRVKWFDGKKGFGFIEADDGSGDIFVHYGDIVGEGYRTLHEGERVQFDIEETPKGKKATNVVKL from the coding sequence GTGCCAGTTTTTGGTAGAGTAAAGTGGTTTGATGGCAAGAAAGGCTTTGGGTTTATAGAAGCCGACGACGGTAGTGGTGATATCTTTGTGCATTATGGTGACATTGTTGGTGAGGGGTACCGTACCCTACACGAAGGCGAGCGTGTGCAGTTTGATATCGAGGAAACACCCAAAGGCAAAAAAGCCACGAACGTGGTTAAGTTATAA